Part of the Benincasa hispida cultivar B227 chromosome 11, ASM972705v1, whole genome shotgun sequence genome, TAGTATCACTCCATGatcatttaatttctatttcagctatcgtttagtgaaaatAATTCTCACTTCTCTCTTTCAGCTATTGTTTAGTGAAAACAATTCTCATTTGACAGTGATCCATGAGTTTCGTTTCGAGAATGGCAACTCTTGcaaaatctattaaaattaggaaaacattttttattttatctcacGTTTACCATAAagccaccaataacctctcactcaattggttattaaagaaaaagatataattatctaataattaatattattataaatatatatgataaccaacttactatattatatttataacctatagttttaatatttcatctcatgaaacatataaaccaatgtaaatctcatttacattaatcctctacttgatatatctcatacatcacactgtcaatttggacatttcaaatcaataccaagaactaattctcaacttaaatctattgagctacaagaggaccttatgaatttgtagcttgaaactccaacgatacgtgaataaccgactaaactatttagttacgggatccaccatcagttaactgccaggaactccactaaagatcgacagttgcactctccttactacaactatattttgtgtccatatcaaccaatcaacagtgcaataactcttcacagatcgctcgtaagtacagttgggccaataaccgttatgcccctgtagttacatctaactccttaagtactactgattcctctaatgaacataagccatagtcccactatgactgagttctcttccaaagagaagttgtggccactatgttcaagacccagaattagcccttaaggagcaatctatctacttacctctgcttcgggaaaggagtgaattccatcttgtgtaactgagttcccagctcccaaatcagacaaatccccaaaaaggtaggcatgttgagttggaaatctggccactcttacccatactaatcaaaggaccgtcctcaaaggcaggagttcccaaaacactaaaGATTCGgttcatgtcacatatggtcgtttaggtgagatgtaagtctcaagtattaatgacgttatataaagagactagtcatctcgtggtccggtcttatacaaactctttgtataggacacccccgctcgcatgtctctacatgaatggtcggGATCTACCAACTGTAGTAGTTCaaaacacttgcaaacctctataaagtgagtcgcatccgtagtgtcacaaggatcgggtatccctccttaatccttatattactacctttttaggttattacttaaggcatgatccacttgtatatctcatatacatgcttaagtttacatacaataaccatggaacttTATTTATTCATaagagtaaatgccaaataaaataactcttattttattcataacaatgtgtacagtttacaaactacgagactctgggagaattaggacaccaatcccaacatattctgactattttgaattttttatatatactatgatttatgttgaaCATTGATTCAatctatgatttatatattgtagtATAACTGATAAAGAAATTACATTAAACAATATATACTCGTAATTTATGCATTGTACTGTCATACGGATATTGTTATATTGAAACTTTCGAATGGTACATCCATCTATTTGAgcatatttcaaatatatttatcagtatatttcatatattggttagaacATTTGCAAACATGTTCAAAtgtatatttcaaaataacatGAATTCACCTAAAAAACCAACATGTCGTGAAACCAGTTGTATTTGAGtacatatcaaatatatttatcaCTATATTTCATATATGAGTTAGAATATTTGCAAACATCTAATACTATGTTCTGaggtatattttaaaataaccatgaatttgCCCGTAAAATTAGTTGTTTTATAGGTTAAAtgcattaaatgaaaaataaaatcacattaaatgtatttttctctctaattgaaAATGAGAAGAAATCTCAGTTAATTAATAGTAtataataaatgcattttctctctagGGTACTTCGTAAATATGgaaaagtatataacaaatgtattttctctttctAATATTCTCTCTGACCACACATCACCAGGGTTATTTTGGTACGAAATGAAATGAATCCCtcatatgaaaatataaaattatttagacatttatgaaaataagttttcaaaatggGTTGAATCTGTAATAATCCCTATCAATGAAGATAATTATTCGGGATAACAAGAGAAATAgtgttttttaaagttttattttaaaaaatagcaaGACGTTTTTAGGTTATGAAAACTATCccaacaaattttgatttaattaactACTAATTATTAGATTACATAAATATCCCAAATAGTATctacatttaatttagaaaaattatttcaaatagtaaaattattgaaaatatttacaagatatagaaaGATTTTAGAACTATAATGATAGACATTGTATCAATACCACTGATGGAagattttgtaaatattttggtttatttttcatatttgaaaaCTTCCTTTAATTTATTCCAAAaacacatattttttaaaatcgtAACAAGATTTTGTtggtatttaaaataattttattaaaaaaaagtaagataTGATCCAACCTTCTaacaaactaaaatttgatttaaatatcctAAAATAAAGGACAACCCTAACAACATGAAAAATATCTAAACATAGAAATCATAAGAAAAAATTCATTACCGTGTCTTTATGATTCAAACACAAAAACCTCATTCGAACCTTAAAAGCGAAGAAATCCTCGATTGCAAAATAAGATTGCTGGTTAggagaaaaaataattagaatatAATTCTTCTTAACGaggttttttttcttaaaaaaaattccagAAATCTAAAGCATTAAGAATATTAATAAACTTAATAAGATACAATAGTAGAACACATGAGCGACAtcacaaaattaaaacaatatggTGGGTTATGGgtattttgaatgaaatttcaaaCCTAAGAGTAGTTCATGACATTTTAGCACCAACGACGACATTTATAAAGTTGGGAACCTCgattatcaaataaattcttcttcaatcgaattTCATTGTTCATCAAAATAAAGATtgaaatcaaataaattcttcttcaatcgaatttcattgttcaaataaattcttcttcaatcaatttgaaaaaaaattgaaattttaataaagATGAGCGTTTAGAGAGTTCAAACTAagatatgatataaaatattaattagaggAGGCAAACATacgttaaaaatgaaaaataattagataaatttagattatttcatatttaaaaataaaatctaaaatacacaaaaatatatgaataaaaatggaaaaacgaaaaataattagataaattgaaaataaaatctaagatacacaaaaatatatgaataaaaaaatatttagataaatttatatttgaaaataaagattgGATCAAAATTCAAGATTCAAATCAACTAATTcgatttttttttggtaaagtTAGATTCTGTACTAACATGGAAATGGGCAATTTActataatttaaaacaattccCTAATATACCCATGAATATTCTCTTCCTTAACCAATGTAGAACTTATTTGTACTTACATTTTCACACTAATATTCTAAAAACACGTGAAAATGAGAAACATAAACATATATAAACAATTCCGAAtattcttgttttttaaattcatatttgTACTGccttgtttcttgtttattttctattctATACTTTAGAAACTatagaaaaaactaaaatatcttttgTAGATTACAGTCAATGGgtttccaatttaattaaaagttttaaatgTATTTCTTAAACATATAGTTAACTAAGAAAAGAAAGTTTAAGCAagcattaaaatatatatagaactaaaaaaaagaaaataaaatggaaagaaTGAGTTGAATTGATCATCATAACATAAGgatatttctaatttttagttgcttatttaatttaatagtaTTCCATTGCATCagttatctaaaaaaaaagtattcgTGACGGTCTCTTTCATCAATTATAACAATGTTCTCTAAGATTTCATTGAACTTGTCAAATGGTTTGTTTTACAAAAATAGAAAGCTAGATATATTAACATATTTGTTTTACGATAATTTAAGATGTCTTGGTATTTGGAGATGTCATAGTATTTTCAGTAATGTAAGATTTCAGATCATCTCGAGAATTTTGTATGTTGTCCTGAAGTATGAATATCTGGATTATGATCATATCTTGTTTAcctttatattttattgacatTAGAAGCATTTCAATGGACAGTGAAGAAAGTAGAAGGTAGAGAGTAAATGAGAAGCCTAGAAATAGGAGGGGTAAGAATCAAATTAAATGTGATACATATGTGGATTCATTCCAAAGCGGATTCCAGAAAATATGGTTTgcaagaaaatgaagaaagtaACAAAGATGGCAGCAAGGAGAGAAATAGTAGCCCATGGCGTATTACAATAATCACGTCTCAATGAAGCCATCCACCGGTTCCTTCGTGTCTTGCAATGCTTATGTAAATCTTTGCTTACATCTTCATAGTAAAAATGTCCTTGAAATGTCACACCTTTTCCTatattattaaacatattcGAAACTTCTTCATCACTTCCTCCAATAAGATTAGTTATGATTCCCTTCTTCATAAGTAAACTTGAATCTTTCTCTCTACTTATCAAGGCCCCTAGAAACAAAACATAATGGATTGCATAGCTTTGATTCCCATTTACACCTTGAAAATTCTCAAACGCCATCAAATTCCTCATATAGATTTCGAAGAGACCATGAATTTCAAAAGGTGGGATCTTAAGAACCCCATCTTTAAAGGTTACGTTCAAAATGTTGTCTGTTGATCCTTTCTCCAAGATCACTCCAGCCTCATGAAGCTCAGTTATAGATGGAGGAAGCAACaaagatttattattattgcacTCAATAATGTCTCCATTGGTTGGGGAATAGTAAAAGCATAAGAAATACACTAAATGTCTTATGTTTTCTTTAGGGGGCTTATTTTGAGGAGTCTCACAATTATGTTTCATAAAGTTATCTCCAAAAAATTTATGTAAAATGTCTACTAAGGTGAAGCTATTATCTGTTCCTCGAATAATTAAGTCAAAAAGATCCTGAAGAACAAAGAAAGGAAGTTGATTTTCAAGCATGATCAAGTCATGatataaatttatgttcatgGCTTTGAATACTAAAGGATCGACTCTTGATGTTGATGTAGATTGAGTTTGAGGGCATATACCATAAACAGATACCAAAAACTCGACTATGAAACAACCATCCACAAGCATCATTCTGACAAAGTCGTGGCTATTCATGTTGTTGGCAAAATCTTCATAGCAATTACGAGCTCTTGTCTCCCAGCACATCAAAGCGGTTTCAACAACATCCTTGTACGAAAGTCGTTGTCTGTTTATACGGGCAATAAATCTACGGAGAAATTGTAGTTTAAATTGTTCCATCGGCTTCAAATCTTTTCGACCATGGTGAAAAGGGCCGATGGAAATGAGTTGAGGCTCATACGCTGTACGATGAATATTGAGAAGTCGTTTCGAAACACGATGGATGCAGCATTCTTCAGTAACAAAAGGTAGTCTTCGGAGCTCTGCTTGGATTAATGTCGCCATATTATAGCTACGTGCTTTTATTTCAGCATTATTGGGCTGATGCATTTGGTTGCGACCAATCTCCATTTAAATGGAAACAATAtattgaataattgattaatGTGTTTCATACAAAGTGAACTAAATTGTAGATATAGCGATATGGATATCTTGGATGTTGTGTGGAGCATTATGATATGACTCAAGCTTAATTAATTTCAcatatataactaatattttaatttcttgtttaCTCATTCAATGTTAGTACTTTTTCCAATGGTTTTGTTATGCAATcgacaaataaaaaaacaaaaaacgtaATGCGATATAGAATGTCGTGGTTCAATAATAGTGTCTTAATTATGTCTACATACAGAGAGAAAACGATTTTATTAGAAAGAATCTTCATAGATATAAGataaaaaattattgagttGCTGCTAGACAAGTAGAGCTCTCTATCAAATTATGAACCTTGTAGATGAATCCAAGGTTAGACAAAAATTGCTTAAGTTGCGTGCTGGAAGCAAGTAAACCAGCTCACTATCAAACCATGTAAATTTGGATGGAGGGTTAATCTAACttagtatatatttttgttcgaGGGGAGAAGATTAAAGGTGTGAATGGTGGACAATGATATATATGTAACACCAATGTGATTTGTGGTTGTGCTCTATCTGATTTTACTCTAAACAGTGTTTAATTTATTGTCTTTATCACGAATTTTCCAACCCATCGTGTTATTGAACTCAGAGAGTAATAATAGTCCCCAACAACACCACCAGGTTGATTATTTGTGTATTATTATTCATTTTCAAGGGGAAAAAACTACCACATGCATTAACTAaaaaactatttaggaaaatgaactaaaacatttataaatatagtaaaatttcactGTCTACCTATGATAACtatgatagactactatttcaaaattttgaaaaaatgagaaaaaatcaaaattttgaaccGAAATTTGAACTATGCAACTTTTAATTTGTGTCAACAAAATCCTCgaactttaaaaattttaaaaattaactgaTATATTAGACATGAAGTTGAATAGTATTTCTAGGTCTAGCCATATTTAGaagggctagttgcataaataaaattcaagcccaaaataataaaatatatattactaagataaaataattgcatatatagatcaaaaaatggtaaaagactaaaaaactcatGCCTAGTCATCATTTTGCTCGCTTCTTcccagttttctcaaattaaaagctatcactgatatctACTATCAGTTGCTATCGCTGATAGGTTATAacaattgctatcgatgataattgctatcagcgatagctttcaatttgagacaaattaatacaattttgaaatattagcttttaatttgctatcgattatcagtagctatcattaatttattttcatcaattggaatcaaccttgaaatatcaatacttaaggttatcagtggctatcaatgatagatttataaatagtgatcgactttgaaagaagactaacaactttgattaccatagtaaCTATaattaataatcttttatcatggctatcattgatagcagctatcagtcgcCATCATTGATAgaatttcatcaattagaatcaaacttgaaatattaacacttaaggctatcaatgatagacttccataactggttatcacctttgaaagaaactcgatatatagatatcatctaagttctatcaccgatatcactaacatcactcatattgtggttatcagttatagcttctttcactgatagcatcactgataagatgctatcaatgactcactaatatcatgctatcaatgatagttctctatcaccgataacgtgctatcagtggtagcttctatcaccaataacgtgctatcgggtagcttctatcatcgataacgtgTTATtgggtagcttctatcatcgataacatgctattagtattaacTTCTATTAttggtaacatgctatcaatAGTTGTTTCTATCAATCCTAGCCACTAAAtacctttttgcccctttcttgtccttcccaaacatttataagccCCTTTTattttcgatgatagcttctatcattaataaacatgctattaatgataacttctaggcattccacttacattttagttcgagattcaactttattaattacattcactaagttggttatcaatgatagatttctataagtggctattaactatgaaaatataatcaaagattaagatatcaatgatagaaaatattagtggctatcactaatagactttcatttgctatttatatttattatttgtataataatcaaacttgatgattgacttgttaGTATTAAGTCACTTTTATGAATTGAGTATTTTCAAGTCTTGGGTATGAAACACAgacataattcttgtgaaaaaaaaaagggaagaagaaaaaattcaaataaaagaaagaaaaaatttaaaaataagagaaagagaataagcaaaaactaaagaaaggaaagaaaattaaatagaaaaaaagaagcagaaactgaaaaaataaagaaaaaaatttaaaaaaaggaaaaagaaagggaacaaacaaaaaatcagagaaagaaactaaaaaaataataaaaaaaagagaagaaacaaaaataggagaaaaaaagaagaaagaaagaataagcaaaaacccaagaaagaaaataaaaataaaaaaagaaataagcaaaaatcgaagaaaaaaagaaaattaaaaaaaaagaaaaaaaaaaggaagaaagaaggaaatgaaagaaaatgaaaaataaaggaaagaaaaagaaagggaaaaagaaggaaatgaaagaaaataaaaaaaaaataaagaaaagaagaaaaaaaattagataaagtaaagaataaaattaaaaaaaaaaaaaagaatgaagaagcaaaaattaagaaagaaaagaatgaaacaatgaaaaaaaaaaggaagaagaaaaatcgaagaaaggaaaaaaaaacattaaaaaaactttaaaaaatgtatacaaTAAGATAAGAGAAAGAAGGATAAAAttagaagttaaaaaaaatcgaCTAGTCAATTCAtcaaatttacaaatattttaaaggtatgacatattttttaatttttttcttaatatccTATTTAGAAAGCGTCAAATAAGAGAATGACCTCATGGACAGAAAGTGTTTAGATTtattattcaacatttttttttaattaaagctTAGTGATCGAAAtggatttaatttattatatttttttcctttaattttaatttaattaatttttttgaaggACCAAATCCTCTCTCACAAAATCTGATCGGAGTTTGCCGATAACGCCGCTTGAGCTGTAAAACATAT contains:
- the LOC120090889 gene encoding UPF0481 protein At3g47200-like — translated: MEIGRNQMHQPNNAEIKARSYNMATLIQAELRRLPFVTEECCIHRVSKRLLNIHRTAYEPQLISIGPFHHGRKDLKPMEQFKLQFLRRFIARINRQRLSYKDVVETALMCWETRARNCYEDFANNMNSHDFVRMMLVDGCFIVEFLVSVYGICPQTQSTSTSRVDPLVFKAMNINLYHDLIMLENQLPFFVLQDLFDLIIRGTDNSFTLVDILHKFFGDNFMKHNCETPQNKPPKENIRHLVYFLCFYYSPTNGDIIECNNNKSLLLPPSITELHEAGVILEKGSTDNILNVTFKDGVLKIPPFEIHGLFEIYMRNLMAFENFQGVNGNQSYAIHYVLFLGALISREKDSSLLMKKGIITNLIGGSDEEVSNMFNNIGKGVTFQGHFYYEDVSKDLHKHCKTRRNRWMASLRRDYCNTPWATISLLAAIFVTFFIFLQTIFSGIRFGMNPHMYHI